The following DNA comes from bacterium.
ATTTTCCTCCCTGGTGATCGAGGTAGCTCTCGACCTCGAAGCGCGCCTCTATCTTCTCGAGAATTTTTTCCTGATCGCGGATCTCGCGGCCGAACTTCTCCCACATGATGCCGCTGCTGAGATAGGTGATGTGCGCGAGCATCCGGGCGACGGCGAGACCCTTAACGGGCCCTTTTCCGGGTTCGTAGTTTCCATCCTTCCAATCGGCGTCCGACATGATGGCCGAGCGGCCGATCTTGTCCCAGGCGATGCCCATCGGATTGAGGCGCGCGGCACCGGCGACGGGAATGACAGAGTCGCAGAAATCGCTGTAGCGCAGCCCCCACTCGAGGGTCTGCATCCCGGCAAGCGAGCCGCCGATGACGCTGCGGAGGCGCTTGACGCCCAGGAGATCGAGAAGCTGATGCTGCACCTCGACGGTGTCCTCGACGGTGACGATCGGAAAGTCCATCCCGTAGGGTTTGCCGGTCCCGGGATTGATGGAGGTGGGGCCGGTTGTGCCCGAGCAGCCGCCCAAGTTATTCGGGCAGACGACAAAGTATTTATTGGTGTCCAGCGCCTTGCCGGGGCCGATCATGGGGTCCCACCAGCCGGGCCGGAGGTCCGAGGAGCTGTGGTAGCCGGCGGCGTGGGCGTCGCCGGTCAGGGCGTGGATAACGAGGATGGCGTTGTCCCCGGCCGCATTCAGTTTTCCGTAGGTTTCATAGGCCACCCGTACTTCGGGAATCGAGCGGCCCGAGAGGGTCTGAAACGAGGCGGGAAGGTCCAAATGCCGGGTTTCCGTGATTCCGATGGAGTCCGAAGCTGGCTTCAAGGGTGCTCTCCCATCCTTGCGCGCGGGTGTTCCGCCTGACGGCCGGGTTCTTGCCCCGAAGAGAAATCGTCTATCACGCCCGGCCCGCGGGAACAAGGCGGACGACCGGGAGCGGAGAAATGCCCCCGTCCGAGCCGTGTCTGCCCGGGCAGGAGCTTGTCTGCCCCAGGGGGTATTGGTACATTCGCCGAAACCAATAGTGTCAGTTCGCCGCCCTCGGGGCTGTGCCGGAGAAGGGGTTTTCGGGAACGGACGATGGGTCGTTGCATAGGAAACCGCCGGGCCCCGCCCCGGCTTGCAGCAGATGGATTGCGTGGAGTGCAGCATGATCGTTCGTCCCATGTCCGGGAAAACCCGCCTGATCACGCAGCATGATCATGCCCGCGTGGCCGGAACACTCGCCCGCCGCTGGGTCCTGGATGAACTTATCGAATCTCCAGCGATGGAGTTTCGCGAGGAGTTTTATTTCGCCGTCGACAATCATGATGTGGGCTGGTGCAAGCCGGACGCGAAAGTGCAGCTGGATCTGAGGACGGGCTGCCCCCTCAGCTTTTTCGGGGTCATGGTGGAAGAGATGGTTGGGATATGGACCGAGGGCATCCGCTTTTGCGCCCTGCGCAGTTCCTTGGCGGGCTATCTGGTGAGTGCGCATTTCTCCTCCCTGGCGGAGTCGGGATTACAGGGCGCCCCGCCGGATGATTTGCAGCGCCTTCAGAAATTCCTGGAGCATGAAAAAAACCGGCAGAAGGAACTTTCGCCCCAGCTGGCCGAACGTGCCGCCCGCTGGAAGGACAGCGCAGCGCTCCTTCTCCGGACGTGCGATACGCTCTCGCTGCTGATTTGCCGCGCCCCCGAGATCATGCCCTCTGTCGGGCAGATCCATCCATTAATGAAAAGCGGGCTTTCCGTGCGGGCGGTGGAAGAAGATATCCTGGAGGTTCGGCCCTGGCCCTTTGGGGGCGATCGGCTGGATGTGAAGTATCCGGGAATGGACATCGCGGGCGTCTCCTTCGGTGGAGACAAGGCGATCGAGGAGGCAATCACCGGTTCGGACCCCGCCATTTACGTTTGCTGCCTTCGCCCGCTGGCACTCTAGAATGACATACCGGTATTCATCTCCGGTGGACGTGGTCGCGGGAATCGTCGAGCGCGAGGGAAAGTACCTCGTCTGCCGCCGTCCGGCCGGGGGACACATGGCCGGTTTCTGGGAATTCCCGGGAGGAAAGATCGAGCGCGGGGAGAGTCCCGAGGAGGCCCTGGTCCGCGAGATTCGCGAAGAACTCGGCATCGAGGTCATCGTGGCCTCCAAATTCTGGGAAACCCGCCATGCCTACGATGAGCGCACCGTCCATCTTCAGTTTTTCTCATGCCGCCTGCTTTCGGGGGAGGTCTGGAACCGGGCCGTGGCCGAGCACGAATTGGTTTCACCCGAGCGGCTGGAGAATTTCTCTTTTCTCCCGGCCGACGCCCCCCTGCTCAAGCTCCTGTGGGAAAACGCGCGAATGAGAGCCGCCGAACAGCCAACGAAGCCTGGTGCCGCCGCGCCGCAGGATGGCTCCCGCCCGGAGGTGGAGAATGCCTACCGGGCCTGCCTGCGCCTCGCCCGCGCGCATTACGAGAATTTTCCCGTGGCTTCCCGGCTGCTTCCGGCGCGGGTGCGCCCGCACGTGGCGGCGGTCTATGTGTTTGCGCGAGGTGCGGACGACATCGCCGACGGCCCGGGCTCGGCCGCGGATCGGCGCGCGGCTCTGGAGGCCTGGGAGCGCATGCTCGAGCGCGCGGCCGAAGGTGCGGGCGAAGGCGATGTCTTTGCCGCCCTCGGCGAAACCATCCGGGCGCACCGGCTTCCGCTGAAACCCTTCCGGGATCTGCTCTCCGCCTTCTGCCAAGACCTCGACACTGCGCGCTATCCGGACTTCGATGCCCTTCTCGACTATTGCCGCCGCTCGGCCGACCCGGTCGGTCGTATCGTCCTTATGCTGCACGGGATCCGCGATGCGGAAGCCTTCCGCTGGTCGGATGCCATCTGCTCGGCGCTTCAGATTGTGAACCACCTGCAGGATGTGCGGGAGGATTTTCACCGGGGAAGAATCTACATTCCCCAAGAAGACCTCCGGCGGTTTGGGGTGAGCGAATCGGTCCTGGGAGAGGGCGAGGCCGGTCCGGCCTTCCGGGCGATGATGGTTTTCCAGGTCCGGCGCGTGCGGGCGATGTTCGCCGAGGGGCTTCCGCTGCTCCGGCGCCTCCCCGGCGCGCTGGCGTTTGAGGTGCGGGCCATCTGGCGGGGCGGTGTGGCGGCTCTTGAGGCCATCGAGCGCGCTGGCCACGATGTGCTCACTGCGGCCCCGCGCCTTCGGTTCCGGGACAAGGCGGCCTCCTTGGCGGCGGCTTTTGCGCCCCTCTCATTCCTCGAGGCGCGGGTGGACCCGGCCCGGGACGCGGCGGCCGATCAGCGGTTTTGCCGCTGGCTTGTGCGCCGGAGCCGCTCGAGCTTCTACTATGCGTTTCTCCCGCTCCCGCCGGAGAAGCGCAGGGCCCTCAATGCGATCTATGCCTGTTGCCGCCTTGTGGACGATATTGCCGACGCGCCCAGCGGCGGCGAGGACAGGGGAGGGCGCCTTACCATCTGGAAGGATGCGCTGGAACGCATGGATGCACGGTCCTTTCCCCACCCGGTGCTGCAGGAGATCGCCTGGACGAACGAGGCATTCGGGCTTCCCATCGAGCACCTCCGGGAGGTGTGCGAGGGAGTGGAGATGGACCTGGAGCGGCGTCGCTACCGCACCTTCGAGGATCTGCACCTGTATTGCCAAAAGGTCGCCTCTGCGGTCGGGCTGGCCTGCCTGAGCGTGTTCGGCGTCGAGACGCCGGCCGCCCGCCGCTATGCGCAGACCCTCGGGGTAGCGCTCCAGCTGACGAACATCATCCGCGATCTGAAGGAGGACGCGGAGATGGGGCGGCTGTATCTGCCGTTTGAGGATATGGAAAGGTTCGGCGTGAGCGAGGCGCAGATTCACCATGGAGAAGGAGGGGAGAATCTTCTGGCGCTTTTGCGCTTCGAGGCGGCGCGTGCGGAGGATTTCTACCGGGAGGCGGATGCGGCGCTCCCCCGGGGGGATGTGCAAGCCCTCTTCCCCGCCATGCTGATGGGGCGTATCTACCGCCGGTTGCTGCACGAGATGGAGGCGGCGAATTTTCCGCTGTGGGGCGGAAGCGCGCGCCTGTCGAGGTGGAAGAAGCTCGGCGAGGCCTTTCGCTGCTTCATGGAGCGATGAGGGAGTCCTCTTTGGGTCCTGGGGGTGCTCCGGCGGTGGTGATCGGGGGGGGCGCGGCCGGGGTGGCCGCTGCCCTGGAGCTGGCCGGCGCTGGCCGGCGCGTGGTGCTCCTCGAAGCGGGCACCGCCCTGGGGGGTCGTGCGCGGAGCTTTTGGGAGCCCGGCAGCGGGCAGGAACTCGACTGGGGTCCGCATCTGTTCATGGCCGCCAACTCCGCCTGGCGCGATCTGCTGGGGCGGATTGGCGCCGCCGCCGATCTGAAGTTCGACGCTTCCCTCACACTCACCTACAGACAGGCCGCGCCGGATGGGGTGTGTCTGACCCGGCTGGCGTTTCCGGCCCGGGGCGGCTCGGTTGCACGGCTGGCGGCACTGCTCAGGTGGCGGGGTCCCGGCCTTCGCTCCCGGCTCGAAATCGGATTGGGGCTTTTCCGCCTTCTGGCGGCCCCCGGCAACAAGGATGAGAGTGTCGAGACGATGCTGGCGCGGCTGGGGCAGGGGGCCGAGGCGCGGAAATGGTTT
Coding sequences within:
- a CDS encoding homoserine O-acetyltransferase; this encodes MKPASDSIGITETRHLDLPASFQTLSGRSIPEVRVAYETYGKLNAAGDNAILVIHALTGDAHAAGYHSSSDLRPGWWDPMIGPGKALDTNKYFVVCPNNLGGCSGTTGPTSINPGTGKPYGMDFPIVTVEDTVEVQHQLLDLLGVKRLRSVIGGSLAGMQTLEWGLRYSDFCDSVIPVAGAARLNPMGIAWDKIGRSAIMSDADWKDGNYEPGKGPVKGLAVARMLAHITYLSSGIMWEKFGREIRDQEKILEKIEARFEVESYLDHQGGKFTERFDANSYIYLSRMMDLYDAARGFANLDEALERLRTRCALICFISDWLYPPHCSIEIAESLHRLGREAELHTVESTYGHDAFIVQYDQLTRIVGDFLARLEAGGPLGIHAQSIPAGTRRFVLAFPASQVQHPVLWELGQKFSFAINIIRGDVSYESGWQLVEFGGKEDEIQSAVRYLRERGVWVDPGGITPIDHDRAEVV
- a CDS encoding FAD-dependent oxidoreductase gives rise to the protein MGPGGAPAVVIGGGAAGVAAALELAGAGRRVVLLEAGTALGGRARSFWEPGSGQELDWGPHLFMAANSAWRDLLGRIGAAADLKFDASLTLTYRQAAPDGVCLTRLAFPARGGSVARLAALLRWRGPGLRSRLEIGLGLFRLLAAPGNKDESVETMLARLGQGAEARKWFWEPFSRAVLNLPAEKGSAALLRSVLVEAFGGGGAGAALGSPSVSLGALWARRAAETIRALGGE
- the hpnC gene encoding squalene synthase HpnC, with translation MTYRYSSPVDVVAGIVEREGKYLVCRRPAGGHMAGFWEFPGGKIERGESPEEALVREIREELGIEVIVASKFWETRHAYDERTVHLQFFSCRLLSGEVWNRAVAEHELVSPERLENFSFLPADAPLLKLLWENARMRAAEQPTKPGAAAPQDGSRPEVENAYRACLRLARAHYENFPVASRLLPARVRPHVAAVYVFARGADDIADGPGSAADRRAALEAWERMLERAAEGAGEGDVFAALGETIRAHRLPLKPFRDLLSAFCQDLDTARYPDFDALLDYCRRSADPVGRIVLMLHGIRDAEAFRWSDAICSALQIVNHLQDVREDFHRGRIYIPQEDLRRFGVSESVLGEGEAGPAFRAMMVFQVRRVRAMFAEGLPLLRRLPGALAFEVRAIWRGGVAALEAIERAGHDVLTAAPRLRFRDKAASLAAAFAPLSFLEARVDPARDAAADQRFCRWLVRRSRSSFYYAFLPLPPEKRRALNAIYACCRLVDDIADAPSGGEDRGGRLTIWKDALERMDARSFPHPVLQEIAWTNEAFGLPIEHLREVCEGVEMDLERRRYRTFEDLHLYCQKVASAVGLACLSVFGVETPAARRYAQTLGVALQLTNIIRDLKEDAEMGRLYLPFEDMERFGVSEAQIHHGEGGENLLALLRFEAARAEDFYREADAALPRGDVQALFPAMLMGRIYRRLLHEMEAANFPLWGGSARLSRWKKLGEAFRCFMER
- a CDS encoding DUF3891 family protein — protein: MIVRPMSGKTRLITQHDHARVAGTLARRWVLDELIESPAMEFREEFYFAVDNHDVGWCKPDAKVQLDLRTGCPLSFFGVMVEEMVGIWTEGIRFCALRSSLAGYLVSAHFSSLAESGLQGAPPDDLQRLQKFLEHEKNRQKELSPQLAERAARWKDSAALLLRTCDTLSLLICRAPEIMPSVGQIHPLMKSGLSVRAVEEDILEVRPWPFGGDRLDVKYPGMDIAGVSFGGDKAIEEAITGSDPAIYVCCLRPLAL